TGATGCTAATGCATTTAATGCACCACTTAAAAATACCTCTCCGTCATGAGAAGTTAGTGCATGAAACTTATTTGGGTGAGAAACAAACTTATATTTTGTTTGTGTTTTTTCATTTAACATTTGACTTACCATACTTGAAAAGTCTGGATGTGAATTCAATCCAGTTCCAACAGCAGTTCCTCCAATAGCAAGTTCAACAATATATTTCATACTATCTTCAAGTTGATTTTGCGCTTTTTGTAACATATCAACATAAGCACTTAATTCTTGCCCCAACGTAAGAGGAGTAGCGTCTTGTAGGTGAGTTCTTCCTATTTTTACTAAGTTCTCAAACTCTTTTACTTTTTTTGTAAAGGTATCTTTTAAAAGTTTTATTGCAGGAAAAAGTTGTTTTTGTAACTCTAATACAAATGCAATTCTCATTGCAGTAGGGTATGTATCATTTGAACTTTGTCCTTTATTTACATCATCATTTGGATGAACAAGTTTATTTACTCTAAAGTCTTCACCTAAAATTTCAGTTGCTCTTGAAGCTACTACTTCATTTATATTCATGTTTGATTGTGTACCACTTCCTGTTTGCCAAACAACTAAAGGAAAGTTACCATCAAGTGATCCCTCACAAACTTCATCGCAAGCTTTTATAATAGCTTGTGTTTTATTATCATCAAGTCTTTCTAATTTGTTATTTACTAATGCACAAGCTTTTTTTAAATATCCAAAACCTTTTATAACTTCACTTGGCATAGTTTCAGTTCCTATAGGAAAGTTTTCAACACTTCTTTGTGTTTGTGCTGCCCAATACTTATCATTTGGTACTTTCATCTCTCCCATAGTATCTTTTTCTATT
The window above is part of the Malaciobacter marinus genome. Proteins encoded here:
- the fumC gene encoding class II fumarate hydratase is translated as MDYRIEKDTMGEMKVPNDKYWAAQTQRSVENFPIGTETMPSEVIKGFGYLKKACALVNNKLERLDDNKTQAIIKACDEVCEGSLDGNFPLVVWQTGSGTQSNMNINEVVASRATEILGEDFRVNKLVHPNDDVNKGQSSNDTYPTAMRIAFVLELQKQLFPAIKLLKDTFTKKVKEFENLVKIGRTHLQDATPLTLGQELSAYVDMLQKAQNQLEDSMKYIVELAIGGTAVGTGLNSHPDFSSMVSQMLNEKTQTKYKFVSHPNKFHALTSHDGEVFLSGALNALASNLMKIANDIRWLASGPRCGIGELSIPENEPGSSIMPGKVNPTQSEAMTMVAVQVMGNHTTVSISASQGNFELNVFKPVIAYNILQSIRLLSDTIVSFNDKCAIGIKANKENIDKYLNDSLMLVTALNPYIGYENAALIAKTAHKNGTTLKEEALNLKLLSKEEFEKYVKPEEMTYPKK